Proteins encoded by one window of Puntigrus tetrazona isolate hp1 chromosome 25, ASM1883169v1, whole genome shotgun sequence:
- the LOC122331303 gene encoding uncharacterized protein LOC122331303, which translates to MVFNPAKSLIMSDCTQLRVIIDETTVHKLTLPHGFPGTVDELLAATLDCFQLQGDFTVMYMDKDFDHQFFTLTSTDLLKDKDTIKLVKIEPSVILTLTPVNEAADSSPSVSLSQSFQDDSSSASSSDTIILQQPPEYRSEAWPTNFVIPGFSYNVEILLQKANEVFRSDGTLLNNPSITSGVLEKLAEEIFRYTAYPTGLQIEVVVEALLKKHPCLREPGTSCSGMYGWQQRLKYKMANYRSKLRKREVPCPELDINSLKRKLPGEQTPAKNCKRPKRAEVNFLPPHPNGENVDSLEMERQELLDDEVKKEQP; encoded by the exons ATGGTATTCAACCCTG CTAAGTCTCTGATAATGTCTGACTGCACTCAACTACGTGTCATCATTGATGAGACTACAGTTCATAAATTAACCCTTCCACATGGATTCCCTGGAACTGTAGATGAACTTTTGGCAGCTACACTGGATTGTTTTCAACTCCAGGGAGATTTCACTGTCATGTATATGGACAAAGATTTTGATCATCAGTTCTTCACTCTTACATCAACAGACCTGTTAAAGGACAAAGACACAATCAAACTAGTTAAAATAGAACCTTCTGTTATTCTCACATTGACTCCTGTCAATGAAGCTGCTGATTCATCACCTTCAGTGTCACTCAGTCAGTCTTTCCAGGATGACAGTTCCTCAGCTAGTTCATCGGACACCATTATTTTGCAACAGCCTCCAGAGTATCGATCAGAAGCTTGGCCAACTAATTTTGTGATACCCGGCTTTTCGTATAATGTCGAAATTCTCCTTCAGAAAGCAAATGAGGTTTTTAGAAGTGATGGAACACTTCTTAATAATCCAAGTATTACCTCTGGTGTGCTTGAGAAGCTTGCAGAAGAAATATTCCGCTACACTGCCTATCCTACTGGGCTTCAAATTGAGGTGGTTGTAGAAGCTCTGTTGAAGAAGCATCCTTGTCTGAGGGAGCCTGGTACCTCATGTTCAGGAATGTATGGGTGGCAGCAGCGTCTTAAGTATAAGATGGCCAATTATCGTTCTAAGTTGAGAAAGCGTGAAGTACCTTGTCCCGAGCTTGACATTAACTCCTTAAAAAGGAAATTACCTGGTGAGCAAACTCCTGCAAAGAACTGCAAAAGACCGAAGAGAGCGGAAGTAAACTTCCTACCCCCACATCCAAATGGAGAAAATGTTGATAGCCTTGAAATGGAGAGGCAGGAGCTTCTCGACGACGaggtaaaaaaagaacaaccaTAA
- the LOC122330447 gene encoding uncharacterized protein LOC122330447 yields the protein MAKTFSYRRLEVVSGSPAAEDFKERWPALFCEAEIKEEFRRLTAISLEQSFMNRLDTYTPKMITLMKLKGGVVGTKLRPYMDILSQNQNIEMRREAVIRSLILYLGEKEEELFEDCQEDNHSDTTLHTLKILVVHGADGKDPVYVSIILEGKEILPGCQNTAKACALLMGLIYALNLAYPRALRYTFEVFQKLFLELDGIKLSPKVQALKSKLLS from the exons atggcaaaaacttTCTCCTATCGAAGGCTTGAGGTTGTCAGTGGTAGTCCAGCTGCTGAAGACTTCAAGGAGAGATGGCCTGCCTTATTTTGTGAAGCTGAG ATAAAAGAAGAATTTAGGAGATTAACTGCAATTTCCCTGGAACAGAGCTTCATGAACAGGCTTGACACATACACACCAAAAATGATTACCCTAATGAAGCTCAAGGGAGGTGTCGTGGGCACCAAGCTGAGGCCGTACATGGACATACTGAGtcag AACCAAAACATTGAGATGAGGCGTGAAGCTGTTATCCGGAGCCTCATACTGTACCTTGGCGAGAAGGAAGAGGAACTGTTTGAAGATTGCCag GAGGACAACCACAGCGACACAACGCTACACACCCTCAAGATTCTGGTTGTCCATGGAGCTGATGGAAAGGATCCAGTATATGTATCCATTATACTTGAAGGAAAGGAGATCTTGCCAGGATGTCAAAATACTGCGAAAGCTTGTGCACTGCTTATGGGACTCATTTATGCCCTCAACCTCGCATACCCCAGAGCACTGCGTTACACTTTCGAGGTGTTTCAGAAACTTTTTCTAGAATTGGATGGAATTAAGCTGTCTCCAAAAGTACAAGCTTTAAAGTCGAAGTTGCTTTCTTAA